The following are encoded together in the Serratia sp. UGAL515B_01 genome:
- a CDS encoding site-specific integrase: MAYYSIEKRQRADGTTRYRCTVGVKQGGKYIYRESKTFGRHQLAKTWGANRVTQIETDGVPGSTDKSNNITVGDLLNKYINDPALGGKVGRTKGYVLNMLMDCDIAKIKLLDLQDHHIIEHCRDRAAAGAGPATVSQDLSYLSAVLSSAKPIYGIDYTRNPAKDARPSALSMGLIGKSQRRSRRPASEELELIFAALRERSASRYSTIPYEDILNFSILSCMRISEVCRIRWDDVDKEQRAVLVRDRKDPRKKVGNHMMVPLLGEAWEIVQRQPKNNELVFPYNSKSVGSGFSRVRDRLGIKDLRYHDMRREAASRLFEAGFSIEEVAQVTGHRNLNILWQVYTELYPKSLHEKFDALQKSKLNAE, translated from the coding sequence ATGGCCTACTATAGCATAGAAAAAAGACAGCGTGCCGATGGTACAACACGCTACCGCTGCACAGTTGGCGTTAAGCAAGGCGGTAAATACATTTACCGAGAAAGTAAAACATTCGGACGTCACCAGCTTGCGAAAACATGGGGAGCTAATAGGGTTACCCAAATAGAAACCGATGGGGTTCCAGGATCAACTGATAAGTCAAATAACATTACGGTCGGTGATTTGCTCAACAAATACATCAACGACCCAGCGCTAGGGGGTAAGGTTGGCAGGACAAAGGGTTATGTCCTCAACATGCTAATGGACTGCGATATAGCAAAAATTAAACTGCTTGATCTACAGGATCACCACATCATTGAACACTGCCGAGATCGTGCAGCGGCAGGTGCAGGGCCGGCAACAGTATCACAGGATTTAAGCTACCTTTCCGCAGTGCTTTCCAGCGCAAAACCTATTTACGGGATCGATTACACACGCAACCCCGCAAAAGACGCAAGGCCGTCAGCGTTAAGCATGGGATTAATTGGTAAGTCACAGCGCAGAAGCAGAAGACCTGCCAGTGAAGAACTAGAATTAATCTTCGCTGCACTTAGAGAAAGGTCTGCAAGCCGATACTCAACTATTCCCTATGAAGACATACTGAATTTCTCCATCCTTTCATGTATGCGAATTAGCGAGGTATGCCGCATTCGGTGGGATGACGTAGATAAAGAACAGAGGGCCGTTCTGGTTAGAGATCGTAAAGATCCAAGGAAAAAAGTAGGCAATCACATGATGGTGCCATTACTTGGTGAAGCCTGGGAAATCGTTCAACGACAACCAAAAAATAATGAACTGGTTTTCCCTTATAACTCAAAATCTGTAGGTTCTGGATTTTCACGTGTAAGAGATCGGCTAGGTATAAAGGACTTACGCTATCACGACATGCGCAGAGAGGCAGCTAGCAGGCTGTTTGAGGCAGGTTTCAGTATTGAGGAAGTCGCCCAGGTGACAGGTCACCGCAATCTTAATATTTTATGGCAGGTTTACACCGAACTTTATCCAAAATCGCTACATGAAAAATTCGACGCTTTGCAAAAATCCAAGTTGAACGCAGAATAA
- the glsB gene encoding glutaminase B — protein sequence MITTLDNALLEEILQQVRPLVGKGKIADYIPALAEVEVDRLAIAICTVDGNLFQAGDATQRFSIQSISKVLSLTLALTRYQESEIWQRVGKEPSGLPFNSLLQLEMEQGKPRNPFINPGALVVCDMLQTRLSAPKQRMLEVVRQLAGEDDLLYDTRVARSEFEHSDRNAAIAYLMKSFGNFDNDVLTVLQTYFHYCALRMSCVELARSFVYLANQGRTLNGEVIISPLQARQINALMMTSGMYDGAGEFAYRVGMPGKSGVGGGIIAIVPGELSIAVWSPELDASGNSLAGTAVLELLSQRISRSIF from the coding sequence GTGATAACAACATTAGATAACGCGTTGTTGGAGGAAATTCTTCAACAGGTGCGCCCACTGGTTGGGAAGGGCAAGATCGCAGATTATATTCCTGCGCTGGCGGAAGTTGAGGTCGATCGTCTAGCAATTGCCATCTGTACCGTGGATGGCAACCTGTTTCAGGCGGGTGATGCTACTCAGCGCTTCTCCATTCAGTCTATCTCCAAAGTGCTGAGCTTGACTCTGGCACTGACTCGCTATCAGGAGAGTGAGATCTGGCAACGGGTAGGGAAAGAGCCTTCCGGTTTACCTTTCAACTCGTTGTTGCAGTTGGAAATGGAACAGGGTAAACCGCGTAATCCGTTTATCAATCCCGGAGCGCTGGTAGTGTGCGATATGTTGCAGACTCGGCTCAGTGCGCCAAAACAGCGTATGTTGGAAGTGGTACGCCAGTTGGCGGGGGAGGATGACCTGCTGTACGACACCCGCGTTGCGCGCTCCGAGTTTGAGCACTCCGATCGAAATGCCGCTATCGCCTATTTGATGAAATCCTTTGGTAATTTTGACAATGATGTTCTGACCGTGCTGCAAACCTATTTTCATTATTGTGCATTGCGCATGAGTTGCGTTGAACTCGCACGCAGCTTTGTTTATCTGGCCAATCAGGGGCGAACGCTTAACGGTGAGGTTATTATCAGCCCGCTGCAAGCACGCCAGATTAACGCATTGATGATGACCAGTGGCATGTATGATGGGGCTGGTGAGTTCGCTTACCGCGTAGGAATGCCGGGAAAATCTGGAGTTGGCGGTGGCATTATCGCTATTGTTCCTGGTGAACTGTCGATTGCTGTCTGGTCGCCTGAACTTGATGCGTCCGGTAACTCATTAGCGGGAACTGCAGTGTTAGAGCTGTTGTCTCAGCGCATTAGCCGTTCGATTTTTTAA
- a CDS encoding DUF2884 domain-containing protein, protein MLKRTGLALLLLAATQAHAEYQCSVRPQDDVIISPHTVQVNGASGKLQISPDGDVTRNGLSVNLNDTQRQKAFSYQSALRKELPWIDQGAQHHLEKARVALDNVIVKQLGSSSNVRNRLSTLNDQLKQQMNRVIEHRTDGLVFHHQAIAKVEKDSRNIVQQTMGGVLQDSLNEMGLKQAANSNGNPLQAIMGNLGGLQQAIQSEWKSQEKDFKNFGRDVCNRVTALETQRKALLNALN, encoded by the coding sequence ATGTTAAAGAGAACCGGGTTAGCTTTACTGCTGTTGGCTGCTACGCAGGCTCATGCCGAGTATCAGTGCAGCGTGAGACCCCAAGACGATGTGATAATCAGCCCGCATACCGTTCAGGTGAACGGTGCCAGCGGTAAGCTGCAGATTTCTCCCGACGGGGATGTGACGCGTAACGGGCTGTCGGTGAACTTGAATGATACCCAACGCCAGAAGGCGTTTAGTTATCAGAGTGCCTTGCGTAAAGAGTTGCCCTGGATCGATCAGGGTGCACAACACCATCTTGAAAAGGCCCGGGTTGCATTGGACAACGTTATCGTTAAGCAACTAGGGAGTAGCAGCAATGTGCGTAACCGCTTGAGCACACTCAACGATCAGCTCAAACAGCAGATGAATCGTGTCATTGAGCATCGCACCGATGGTCTGGTATTTCATCACCAAGCGATCGCAAAGGTCGAAAAGGATAGTCGTAATATCGTGCAGCAAACCATGGGGGGCGTGCTTCAGGACAGCCTGAATGAAATGGGTTTAAAGCAGGCTGCCAACAGCAATGGGAATCCACTACAGGCGATTATGGGTAATCTGGGGGGGTTGCAGCAGGCGATCCAGAGTGAGTGGAAGAGTCAGGAGAAAGACTTCAAGAACTTTGGCCGCGATGTATGTAACCGTGTCACGGCACTGGAAACCCAACGTAAAGCGCTGCTCAACGCCTTGAACTAG
- the hemW gene encoding radical SAM family heme chaperone HemW — translation MPVNTLQLPPLSLYIHIPWCVQKCPYCDFNSHALKGEVPHQEYVDHLLADLDADLPLTSGREVCTIFIGGGTPSLLSAEAMQSLLDGVRARIRVSDDAEITMEANPGTVEADRFSGYQRAGVNRISIGVQSFSSEKLTRLGRIHGPDEAKRAAHLAKGLGLRSFNLDLMHGLPDQSLEEALDDLRQAIALSPPHLSWYQLTIEPNTLFSSRPPALPDDDALWDIFQQGHQLLSAAGYQQYETSAYAKPGYQCQHNLNYWRFGDYLGIGCGAHGKLTFTDGRILRTAKTKHPRGYMRGEYLDTQHEVAAQDRPFEFFMNRFRLLEAAPRHEFTHYTGLDESVIRAPLDEALAKGYLAESAEYWQITEKGKLFLNSLLELFLPDE, via the coding sequence ATGCCAGTTAATACCCTACAACTGCCACCGCTCAGTCTTTATATACATATTCCCTGGTGTGTGCAGAAATGCCCATACTGCGATTTCAACTCGCATGCCTTAAAGGGGGAAGTGCCTCACCAGGAATATGTTGACCATCTGCTCGCGGATCTTGATGCCGATCTGCCGCTCACCAGTGGTCGCGAAGTCTGCACCATCTTTATCGGCGGAGGTACGCCAAGCCTGTTAAGTGCTGAAGCCATGCAGTCACTGCTGGATGGTGTTCGAGCACGTATTCGCGTCAGCGATGACGCGGAGATCACTATGGAGGCTAATCCTGGTACCGTAGAGGCAGACCGCTTCAGCGGCTACCAGCGTGCAGGGGTGAACCGTATCTCGATTGGCGTGCAGAGCTTTAGTTCGGAGAAGTTAACTCGTCTTGGGCGTATTCACGGCCCAGATGAAGCCAAGCGAGCGGCACATCTGGCAAAGGGTCTGGGCTTACGCAGTTTTAATCTTGATCTGATGCACGGCCTGCCGGATCAATCACTGGAAGAAGCTCTGGACGATCTGCGCCAAGCCATAGCCCTTAGTCCCCCTCACCTGTCGTGGTATCAGCTCACCATTGAGCCTAATACCTTGTTCAGTTCGCGCCCGCCGGCGTTACCCGACGATGACGCATTATGGGATATCTTCCAACAAGGGCATCAGCTGTTGAGCGCAGCCGGTTACCAGCAGTATGAAACCTCAGCCTACGCCAAACCGGGTTATCAGTGTCAGCACAACCTGAACTACTGGCGCTTTGGTGATTATCTGGGGATTGGTTGCGGTGCACACGGTAAACTGACCTTTACCGATGGCCGCATTCTGCGTACCGCCAAGACCAAACACCCACGCGGCTATATGCGTGGTGAATACCTTGATACACAACACGAAGTCGCGGCACAAGACCGGCCTTTCGAATTCTTTATGAACCGTTTTCGCTTGTTGGAAGCGGCTCCGCGTCACGAGTTCACCCATTATACCGGACTGGATGAAAGCGTGATCCGCGCACCGCTGGACGAAGCATTGGCCAAAGGATATCTGGCTGAGTCAGCAGAATATTGGCAGATCACCGAGAAGGGGAAACTGTTCCTCAACTCTCTTCTGGAATTGTTCTTGCCGGATGAATAA
- a CDS encoding XTP/dITP diphosphatase, producing the protein MQKVVLATGNPGKVRELADLLADFGLDVIAQTDLGVDSAEETGLTFIENAILKARHAAQITGLPAIADDSGLAVDALGGAPGIYSARYAGADASDQQNLEKLLVALQDVPQGKRNAQFHCVLVYMRHAEDPTPLVFHGSWAGEIAFASAGNGGFGYDPIFYVPELNCTAAELTRDEKSAVSHRGKALKLMLEAMRNAS; encoded by the coding sequence ATGCAAAAAGTCGTTCTTGCTACCGGGAATCCCGGAAAAGTGCGTGAACTCGCCGATCTGCTGGCCGATTTTGGCCTCGATGTGATCGCACAAACCGATCTCGGCGTAGATTCCGCCGAAGAAACCGGCCTAACGTTTATTGAAAACGCCATTCTTAAAGCACGCCATGCGGCGCAGATCACCGGCCTGCCAGCTATTGCCGACGATTCAGGTCTGGCTGTCGATGCTTTGGGTGGCGCACCGGGGATCTACTCGGCTCGCTATGCTGGTGCGGATGCCAGCGACCAGCAGAATCTGGAAAAATTGCTGGTTGCGCTGCAAGATGTGCCGCAAGGCAAGCGCAACGCACAATTCCATTGCGTCCTAGTCTATATGCGCCATGCGGAAGACCCTACCCCGCTGGTATTCCACGGCAGTTGGGCAGGAGAAATCGCCTTTGCGTCAGCGGGCAATGGAGGTTTTGGTTACGACCCAATCTTCTACGTACCGGAATTGAATTGCACCGCAGCGGAATTGACTCGGGATGAGAAAAGTGCGGTATCACACCGTGGCAAAGCATTGAAGCTGATGTTGGAAGCAATGCGTAATGCCAGTTAA
- the yggU gene encoding DUF167 family protein YggU → MSAVTRMLDGLSVRLYIQPKASRDQIIGLHGDEIKVAITAPPVDGQANAHLIKYIAKQFKVAKSNVVIEKGQLGRHKQLRIIDPQQIPAVIAALIESYPR, encoded by the coding sequence GTGAGTGCAGTAACCCGGATGTTGGACGGACTGTCTGTCAGACTTTATATCCAGCCCAAGGCCAGCCGTGATCAGATTATTGGCCTACATGGCGACGAAATAAAAGTCGCCATCACCGCCCCACCGGTTGACGGCCAGGCCAATGCCCATCTGATCAAATATATCGCCAAACAGTTCAAAGTGGCGAAAAGCAATGTGGTCATCGAGAAAGGTCAACTGGGGCGGCATAAACAGTTACGTATCATTGATCCGCAGCAGATCCCTGCCGTAATCGCAGCACTTATTGAGTCATATCCAAGGTAA
- a CDS encoding YggT family protein, whose protein sequence is MLTLTFLVKTVVDIYVMVLLLRIWMQLTRTDFYNPFSQFVVKITQPIIGPLRRIIPPMGPVDSASLLLAFLLMTIKYPLLLLIQGGAISLSPYNLLFGLLSLIKSAGYLIFWVMIIRALMSWISQGRSPIDYVMYQLTEPLMAPIRRVIPAMGGIDFSGMVVILILYLLNYLGMDLFGELWFLL, encoded by the coding sequence ATGCTAACACTGACTTTTCTAGTCAAAACCGTTGTTGATATCTATGTGATGGTGCTATTACTGCGCATTTGGATGCAATTGACACGTACCGACTTTTATAACCCATTCTCACAGTTTGTGGTGAAAATCACCCAGCCGATCATCGGCCCGTTACGCCGTATAATTCCTCCAATGGGTCCAGTAGACAGTGCCTCTTTGCTGTTAGCGTTCCTGCTGATGACCATCAAATATCCGCTGTTATTACTGATCCAAGGGGGAGCTATATCACTCAGCCCTTATAATCTGTTGTTTGGTCTGCTCTCACTGATCAAGTCTGCCGGTTACCTGATCTTCTGGGTGATGATCATCCGAGCATTAATGAGCTGGATCAGTCAGGGCCGCAGCCCTATTGATTACGTGATGTATCAGCTAACCGAGCCGTTGATGGCCCCTATACGCCGGGTGATCCCAGCTATGGGCGGCATTGATTTCTCCGGTATGGTGGTGATTCTGATCCTGTATCTGCTCAACTACCTAGGGATGGATCTGTTTGGCGAGCTTTGGTTCCTGCTGTGA
- the proC gene encoding pyrroline-5-carboxylate reductase, with amino-acid sequence MQHRKITFIGAGNMARAIIAGLVAGGYPAKSISVCAPSSNNRDALAADYGIISSADNVACAQEAEVVVLAVKPQLMAQVCQPLHEQVDFSGKLVLSVAAGILVSRFYQMLGEGLNIVRIMPNTPSLVGKGMSGLYAPPQIAQQDRDYTSDLMSSVGKVCWVDDENGINGVIAAAGSAPAYFFLFMDAMQQEAERMGFSSHTARELVQQAAIGASALAAANPDISLMTLREQVTSKGGTTAEALRVFQERQLPETVAKAMQAAVSRAEEMEKSF; translated from the coding sequence ATGCAACACCGTAAAATTACCTTTATTGGTGCCGGTAATATGGCACGCGCGATCATTGCCGGGCTGGTTGCCGGTGGCTATCCCGCAAAATCGATTAGCGTCTGTGCACCATCGTCAAACAACCGTGATGCACTGGCCGCTGACTATGGAATCATCAGCAGCGCAGACAACGTTGCCTGTGCGCAGGAAGCTGAGGTTGTGGTCCTGGCAGTAAAACCCCAGTTGATGGCACAAGTCTGTCAACCGCTGCACGAGCAAGTCGATTTTTCCGGCAAGCTGGTGTTGTCGGTCGCCGCCGGTATTTTGGTCAGCCGCTTCTACCAAATGCTGGGGGAAGGATTAAATATAGTGCGCATTATGCCCAATACGCCCTCGCTGGTCGGTAAAGGGATGAGTGGATTGTATGCACCTCCGCAGATCGCCCAGCAGGATCGCGATTACACCAGCGACCTGATGAGTTCAGTGGGTAAAGTGTGTTGGGTAGATGACGAGAACGGTATTAACGGGGTCATCGCCGCCGCAGGGAGCGCACCAGCCTATTTTTTCCTGTTTATGGACGCCATGCAACAGGAAGCCGAACGGATGGGCTTTAGCAGCCACACTGCGCGGGAACTGGTTCAGCAGGCGGCAATCGGCGCTTCGGCACTGGCCGCCGCGAACCCGGACATTTCGTTGATGACGCTACGTGAGCAGGTCACTTCTAAAGGGGGAACCACCGCAGAGGCGCTGCGCGTATTCCAAGAACGGCAACTGCCAGAAACCGTTGCTAAAGCGATGCAGGCTGCTGTTTCCCGTGCAGAGGAAATGGAAAAATCGTTTTAA
- a CDS encoding YggS family pyridoxal phosphate-dependent enzyme — protein MNTIQQSLQNVRSRIDAAAQGCERLPEEVVLLAVSKTKPVEAIAEAIAAGQRAFGENYVQEGVDKIQYFAQRPEGADLEWHFIGPLQSNKSKLVAEHFAWCHTIDRLRIAQRLNEQRPSGLPPLNVLIQINISDEQSKSGIVLSELPALATAVAALPNITLRGLMAIPAPEDDYQRQLVVFRKMHDAFLALKHCSPQVDTLSMGMTDDMVAAIAAGSTMVRIGTAIFGARDYTQ, from the coding sequence ATGAACACTATTCAACAAAGCCTGCAGAATGTCAGGAGTCGTATTGATGCGGCAGCTCAAGGCTGCGAGCGACTTCCAGAAGAGGTGGTATTGCTTGCAGTCAGCAAAACCAAACCTGTGGAAGCTATCGCAGAAGCCATCGCGGCTGGTCAGCGCGCCTTCGGCGAAAATTATGTGCAGGAAGGGGTGGATAAGATCCAGTATTTTGCCCAACGGCCAGAAGGTGCCGATTTGGAATGGCACTTTATTGGTCCGCTGCAATCCAACAAAAGCAAACTGGTGGCAGAGCATTTTGCCTGGTGTCATACCATCGACCGCCTGCGTATTGCACAACGGTTGAACGAGCAGCGCCCGTCAGGGCTGCCGCCACTCAACGTACTTATCCAGATAAACATTAGTGATGAGCAGAGCAAATCTGGCATTGTATTGAGCGAACTACCGGCGCTGGCTACAGCCGTTGCCGCATTGCCCAATATTACTTTGCGTGGGTTGATGGCGATTCCGGCACCAGAAGATGATTATCAGCGCCAATTGGTGGTGTTCCGCAAGATGCATGATGCTTTTCTGGCGCTTAAACATTGCTCCCCACAAGTAGATACGCTTTCGATGGGTATGACGGACGATATGGTTGCCGCAATAGCCGCAGGCAGCACCATGGTGCGTATCGGCACCGCAATTTTTGGCGCCCGTGACTACACCCAGTAA